In Nitrospira sp. MA-1, the DNA window GTTTTTAGGCCTGGGCACAGATCCTTCGCGGGGCCTCAGGATCACAATGTAGGAGAGGTCTACTGCAGTTTGCAGGATTGATGTGGGAATTGAAGGTTGTGTGATTAATCCAGCGCGAGGGTCAGGCATTTGGCGGAGCCACCGGCCTTGAGGAATTCATCCAGTTCCACAGGATGGGTGATATAGCCCCGTTTGTGTAACCATGCCATCGTTTCCGGACATCCGGTCGGCAGAACGACATGGCGGTCGATACAGACCGCATTGCAGGCAAATCGCTCGCCTTCCTGGGATGGGACTGCAAATCGTTTGTCCGGTTCTATACGAGAAGCCAGCACAGTTTGGGCGTACGTATCGAAACAGGGGGGATAGTAGAGAAGCTCTCCTCCGCTGAGGGGACAAAAGCAGGTATCCAGATGATAAAACCGTTGGTCCACCAATTCCACAGGCATGATTTCTTTCTGGAAAATTTCCGACAACTGGACATAGGCGCTGATATCACTCCGTTGCCGGTAGCCGCCGATCCAGAAATCCGGAAATCCCAATAAGTCCCCGGCCCCTTCAAAGTTTATGTCGGGGTCAAGGTTGATGACTTCATAGCCCTTTTTGGTGAACCAATCAATGAAATGCCGCTCCTCACCCTGCCGTTCCGGGTGGCGGAATTGGCTGGGAACAGCCTTGCCCCCATGGAGGACACCCGCATTGGCGGTAAACACCAAATCAGGTAGTTTTGGTATCGGTTCCATAAATTCGAGTTTGACTCCAACCTCGTTCTCCAGTACCTGGGTCAGCGTTTTCCATTGGGTTCTGGCGCGATCTCCATTGGATTGATTCGACACTCTCATCCATGGATTAATCTCATATTCGATACCAAAATAATCCGGGGGGCACATCAATAAACGGCTCATGGTATGGGTACCCTGCTATCCTTTCCAGCCGAGTTCACGGGCCAATTCCCATAAAAAAGAAGAAGAATCCATCACCAGTCCGACGGCTTGGAAGCTTCCACGGTCACTCAGTTTTGTGGGAACGGCAGGATTGATATCGACACAGACGGTTGGTGATGACGCCGGTAGCAAATTTCCAGTCGCCACGGCATGCAGGGTGGAGGCCACCAACAGGGCCAACCCCACGCCGGGAATGGCAGCGCGCATGGCCTCTTGGGCTTTGATGGAATCGGTGATGACGTCAGGCAAAGGGCCATCGTCCCGAATCGTCCCGGCCAGCACCATCTGGACCCCCTGTCGTATGCAGGCGGCCATGATTCCATCTTTGATTAATCCGCTTTC includes these proteins:
- a CDS encoding arginine deiminase-related protein; the protein is MSRLLMCPPDYFGIEYEINPWMRVSNQSNGDRARTQWKTLTQVLENEVGVKLEFMEPIPKLPDLVFTANAGVLHGGKAVPSQFRHPERQGEERHFIDWFTKKGYEVINLDPDINFEGAGDLLGFPDFWIGGYRQRSDISAYVQLSEIFQKEIMPVELVDQRFYHLDTCFCPLSGGELLYYPPCFDTYAQTVLASRIEPDKRFAVPSQEGERFACNAVCIDRHVVLPTGCPETMAWLHKRGYITHPVELDEFLKAGGSAKCLTLALD